A region of Culicoides brevitarsis isolate CSIRO-B50_1 chromosome 1, AGI_CSIRO_Cbre_v1, whole genome shotgun sequence DNA encodes the following proteins:
- the LOC134834319 gene encoding uncharacterized protein LOC134834319 isoform X1, with amino-acid sequence MNLEFFSIVIFIGLISGITSQSLSTKRPSGKTGKAAKTTPFPSTSALYRLNNQNGVTCTLVESDALLTIHYFDKAGQKKDVNMYLPDQVDIKGNCGEDESSLIVTHEGFTMTLWFAKTPGRERWYLRNSEVTYSTSNPKFENIYRPGIDVRLVSAENSYYFATPAGRSFLCANDTVVNLSGVSFFFVIFIRKCSKMYDFQDEDDRTGHTAELSLRKVHVQAFMFKKKNAWGPDFICSATGTYRDEAAPLYTGLTLAFAGVGTIAGYGVYRYMKIKKFQYGTMA; translated from the exons ATGAATTTggagtttttttcaattgtcatatttattg gtcTAATAAGCGGTATAACTTCCCAAAGTTTATCTACAAAGAGACCATCAGGAAAAACGGGAAAAGCTGCAAAAACGAcg ccatTTCCATCAACTTCAGCCTTGTATCGCTTAAACAACCAAAATGGAGTTACTTGCACTCTTGTTGAATCTGATGCCCTTCTTACCattcattattttgataaagcAGGACAGAAAAAg gaTGTTAACATGTACTTACCGGATCAAGTAGATATCAAAGGAAATTGCGGAGAAGATGAATCAAGCTTGATTGTTACACACGAAGGTTTTACGATGACTTTATGGTTTGCAAAGACTCCGGGGCGTGAGAGATGGTATTTGCGTAACAGCGAAGTGACATATTCAACTTCGAATCCGAAATTTGAGAATATTTATCGACCTGGCATTGATGTTAGATTAGTTTCTGCTGAAAATTCGTATTATTTTGCAACGCCTGCGGGAAGATCTTTCCTTTGTGCAAATGATACAGTTGTAAATTTATCAggcgtaagtttttttttcgttattttcatcagaaaatgttcaaaaatgtaTGATTTTCAGGATGAAGATGATCGTACAGGTCACACTGCTGAACTTTCGTTACGAAAAGTACATGTTCAAGCATTCATGTTCAAGAAAAAGAATGCATGGGGTCCTGATTTCATTTGTAGCGCTACAGGAACGTATCGTGATGAAGCTGCTCCATTATATACGGGACTTACATTAGCATTTGCAGGCGTTGGAACGATTGCTGGATATGGAGTTTACAG atatatgaaaatcaaaaaattccaatatgGAACAATGGCTTAA
- the LOC134827959 gene encoding probable cytochrome P450 6d4, with protein sequence MIFLYLIFLVILAIYGALKYHFSFWRRHGIQYLEPELIFGNIKPFVKKYKSLGMNIWDLYNQTKRPFIGVFMFFNPGILIRDVDLVKKVLITDFNHFYNRGLYLNKQKAPLAVSLTTLKGKEWKDLRMKLNPLFSSGRMKSIFPTIAFEADRLERYFEARVMEGTEIIEIKDVLIRYALDVIGSVFYGNDTNTVENPNQEFRRMFKLINSPNFKERIRMALLFIAPKMLDWLNMDPVNSEVTNFFLEMIRMTIKHREDNKIYRNDFMQVFIELREQDKGTDNEFTVEEIAANCILFYNAGTVSTSGTVGYLLYETALQPDIMQKLQSEIDDTLAANNGEFSYDMLHEMTYLDLCVKETLRKYPGLPHLNRECSKDYKLPNTEFTIKNGTPVVISVMGLHYNPKNFEDPERFDPERFRKGKETYNKDAYIPFGDGPRQCLGKLFYLKSI encoded by the exons ATGATTTTCTTGTATCTCatatttttagtgattttaGCCATTTATGGtgcattaaaatatcatttctcCTTTTGGCGACGTCATGGCATTCAATATCTCGAACCAGAATTGATTTTTGGCAACATTAAGCCTTTTGTGAAGAAGTACAAATCGCTCGGGATGAATATTTGGGATTTGTATAACCAAACCAAGAGACCTTTCATCGgggttttcatgtttttcaatCCGGGAATTCTCATAAGAGACGTAGATTTAGTGAAAAAGGTACTCATTACGGATTTTAATCACTTTTACAACAGAGGTTTGTATTTGAATAAGCAAAAAGCGCCATTAGCTGTCTCCCTTACGACACTAAAGGGCAAGGAATGGAAAGATTTGCGCATGAAATTGAACCCTTTATTCTCATCTGGTCgaatgaaaagtatttttccaACAATTGCTTTTGAAGCTGATCGTTTAGAGAGATATTTCGAAGCACGAGTCATGGAAGGAacagaaattattgaaataaaagatGTTCTCATAAGATATGCATTGGATGTGATTGGTTCTGTGTTTTATGGAAACGACACAAATACAGTTGAAAATCCGAATCAAGAATTTCGGCGAATGTTCAAGTTGATCAATAgtccaaattttaaagaaagaatTCGAATGGCTTTACTTTTTATCGCCCCAAA AATGCTCGATTGGTTGAACATGGATCCTGTGAACTCTGAAGTTACTAATTTCTTCCTCGAGATGATACGAATGACAATCAAACATCGCGAAgacaacaaaatttatcgaaacgACTTTATGCAAGTGTTTATCGAGTTACGTGAACAAGACAAGGGCACTGATAATGAATTTACAGTCGAAGAAATCGCTGCTAATtgcattttgttttataacgCGGGCACAGTATCGACTTCCGGAACTGTTGGATATCTCTTGTACGAAACAGCGCTGCAACCTGATATCATGCAAAAACTTCAATCGGAAATTGATGATACTTTGGCAGCAAATAATGGAGAATTTTCGTATGACATGTTACATGAAATGACATATTTGGATCTTTGTGTGAAAGAAACTCTTCGAAAGTATCCTGGATTGCCGCATCTTAATCGTGAGTGTTCGAAAGACTATAAACTTCCGAATACGGAATTTACGATCAAAAATGGAACTCCTGTTGTTATTTCCGTCATGGGATTACATTAtaacccaaaaaattttgaagatccTGAAAGATTCGATCCAGAACGTTTTCGAAAAGGCAAAGAAACGTACAATAAAGACGCTTACATTCCTTTTGGAGATGGTCCTCGACAATGTCTCGGTAagcttttttacttaaaatcaatttaa
- the LOC134828932 gene encoding eukaryotic translation initiation factor 3 subunit B: MARKKNEEYSGDEEEPDFEDPEGFVDDITDEELLADLLKKKPCETDGMENVVVVDNIPKVGPTRQDKLNSIIRKIFGTCGTIVNVEYPKDEEGNTKGFAFLEYKDSTSAEEAVKVLNNHRLDKAHTFNVNLFTDFSKYEHIPEEWSPPEPQPFKVQNDLYNFLSEPDAHDQFCVVAETIPNSVQVQFWQNTQPELTELLTREKFTENFIKWSPNGTYIVTFHKQGVMLWGGTSFTKVNKFAHPSTQIVDFSPCEQYLVTYGPSPSGQKITIWDIRSGLEKRSFVNENMDNISMFKWSKDDKYVASMGDGAIHIYETPSFYLLEMKSIKVPGIKSFSWSPTENVIAYWVAEETDVPAKVTLLEIPRKREIRTKNLFNVADCNIHWQKSGDYLCVKVDRYTKCKKDKKDTEPKYYGMFYNFEIFHMREKDIPVDSVEIKENIHAFAWEPVGCKFAIIHGEASNASVSFYETKKGQKPQLIKKMEKKVCSHLFWSPRGQFVVLANLQGGSFEFVDTNDFVTMNSGDHYRASDVEWDPTGRYVMTGVSSYKVKEDHGYYLWSFQGRILKRCNLKNFIQFSWRPRPPTLLSVEQQKEIKKNLKKYYQQFESKDRMRMTRASKELLEKRAKLREQFMEYRQKRIVEWEDQKLKRLQLRNNIDTDKLDADASNVEEEIVEFLVKEETTPLE, from the exons ATGgcgaggaaaaaaaacgaagaatacAGCGGCGATGAAGAAGAGCCCGATTTCGAGGATCCCGAAGGATTCGTAGATGATATAACTGACGAAG AGCTCTTGGctgatttattgaaaaagaagCCATGTGAAACCGATg gcaTGGAAAATGTCGTTGTTGTAGATAATATCCCGAAAGTAGGTCCAACTCGTCAAGATAAGTTAAATAGCATTATCCGGAAGATTTTCGGTACTTGCGGAACAATCGTGAATGTCGAGTATCCAAAAGACGAAGAAGGAAACACGAAAGGATTCGCTTTCTTGGAATACAAGGATAGCACGAGTGCTGAAGAAGCTGTTAAAGTGTTGAATAATCATCGTCTCGATAAGGCACACACATTCAATGTGAATCTTTTCACCGACTTTTCGAAGTACGAGCATATCCCCGAAGAATGGTCTCCTCCTGAACCGCAACCCTTCAAAGTGCAAAATGATTTGTACAATTTCTTGTCGGAGCCTGATGCGCACGATCAATTTTGCGTCGTTGCTGAAACGATTCCCAACAGCGTTCAAGTTCAATTTTGGCAGAATACGCAACCTGAACTCACGGAGCTGTTAACGCGTGAGAAATTCACGGAGAACTTTATTAAATGGTCCCCCAATGGCACGTACATCGTAACTTTCCATAAGCAAGGCGTTATGCTATGGGGAGGCACAAGTTTCACGAAAGTCAACAAATTCGCACATCCCTCAACGCAAATAGTCGATTTTTCGCCGTGTGAACAATATTTGGTAACATACGGTCCATCGCCAAGCGGGCAAAAGATCACAATTTGGGATATCCGAAGCGGATTGGAAAAGCGTTCGTTCGTCAACGAGAACATGGATAACATTTCGATGTTCAAATGGTCGAAAGACGACAAATATGTTGCTTCGATGGGCGATGGAGCAATCCATATTTACGAAACACCCAGTTTCTATTTGCTCGAaatgaaatccatcaaagtaCCCGGAATCAAGAGTTTCAGTTGGTCTCCGACGGAAAATGTCATAGCTTATTGGGTTGCGGAAGAGACTGATGTCCCGGCGAAAGTAACGTTACTCGAGATTCCTCGCAAACGTGAAATTCGTACGAAGAATTTGTTCAACGTAGCTGACTGTAATATTCATTGGCAAAAATCTGGCGATTATTTGTGCGTTAAAGTAGATCGGTATACAAAATGCAAAAAGGACAAGAAAGATACCGAACCAAAATATTACGGAATGTTCtataactttgaaattttccatatGCGCGAGAAGGATATACCCGTTGACTCGGTTGAAATCAAGGAAAATATTCATGCGTTCGCATGGGAGCCCGTTGGATGCAAATTTGCCATTATTCACGGCGAAGCAAGTAATGCAAGCGTTAGTTTTTACGAAACGAAGAAAGGGCAAAAACCacaattgatcaaaaaaatggaGAAGAAAGTTTGCAGTCATCTATTTTGGTCTCCGAGAGGGCAATTTGTCGTTCTTGCAAACTTACAAGGAGGCTCATTCGAGTTTGTCGATACAAATGACTTTGTTACGATGAACAGCGGAGATCATTATCGAGCTTCTGACGTTGAATGGGACCCAACAGGAAGATATGTCATGACAGGAGTTTCTTCATATAAA gttAAAGAAGATCACGGATATTACTTATGGTCGTTCCAAGGTCGAATCCTTAAGCGATGCAACTTGAAAAACTTTATTCAATTCTCATGGCGTCCTCGTCCCCCAACGCTACTTTCTGTCGAACAACAGAAGGAAATCAAGAAGAACTTGAAGAAATACTATCAACAATTCGAGAGCAAGGATCGTATGAGAATGACACGAGCATCCAAGGAACTTCTCGAGAAACGCGCCAAACTCCGTGAACAATTCATGGAATACAGACAGAAACGTATTGTCGAATGGGAAGATCAAAAACTCAAACGTTTACAATTACGCAACA atattgacACTGATAAATTAGATGCCGACGCAAGCAACGTAGAAGAAGAAATTGTCGAATTTTTGGTGAAAGAAGAAACAACTCCTCTCGAGTAA
- the LOC134829766 gene encoding SH3 domain-binding protein 5 homolog, giving the protein MDDTDSGQVPEEQLDPRIQIELENLNTATDGINKLEIELEEANATFNILLNESTRRLKLLVKKLGSSIEKARPYHEAVEAARKAQIECQSAAVKYQRANEIHAAAKETVALAEQRFMSNSHEWQFDNAWQEMLNHATLKVMEAEKNKAETVAEHQRRAAVFSAAEKRVQELEDKYRGSINKSRRYFEEKQVCQDQLETQKGRIQQLQAQLQACKTAYATSLRNLEQISEDIHRQRGDLHEPPPPGPRQPGVGCDISEMTKSANRKINQTMNSSLLPQTLPDFTAELDKCEYPSTTNSTVASSAVSEKDPDEEDPDDLDLEELRQKVKTLAVRPVEGGDGQPTDTTNWEHELHTTVDKLDHLMMIRELSASQKNTSSLPNSPKHKASSTATLPSTPTNPALKRLEKADPLPLANVSMYMLPTSDVPSTQQQRRRKLSQ; this is encoded by the exons atggaTGATACAGATTCAGGTCAAGTTCCCGAAGAACAATTGGATCCGAGGATACAG ATCGAACTGGAGAACCTGAATACAGCAACAGATGGGATCAATAAACTGGAAATTGAACTtgag gaAGCGAATGcaactttcaatattttactaaatGAATCAACGAGGAGACTTAAGCTGTTGGTCAAGAAGCTGGGTTCTTCAATTGAGAAAGCAAGGCCTTATCACGAAGCTGTTGAAGCAGCAAGAAAAGCACAAATTGAATGTCAATCAGCTGCGGTGAAATATCAACGTGCtaatg AAATCCATGCAGCTGCAAAAGAAACTGTCGCATTGGCGGAACAACGTTTCATGAGCAACTCTCACGAATGGCAGTTCGATAATGCGTGGCAAGAAATGCTCAACCATGCTACACTCAAGGTAATGGAAGCTGAAAAGAACAAGGCTGAAACAGTAGCTGAACATCAACGAAGAGCTGCAGTTTTTAGTGCGGCGGAAAAACGTGTTCAAGAATTAGAAGACAAATATCGCGGATCTATCAACAAATCACGTCGATATTTCGAGGAGAAACAAGTGTGTCAAGATCAGTTGGAAACGCAAAAAGGCAGAATTCAACAACTTCAGGCACAATTACAGGCTTGCAAGACAGCGTATGCGACATCGTTGAGAAATCTCGAACAAATTAGCGAAGATATTCATCGACAACGCGGCGATTTGCACGAACCTCCTCCTCCGGGGCCTCGTCAACCGGGTGTTGGCTGTGATATCAGCGAGATGACAAAATCCGCTAaccgaaaaataaatcagacAATGAACTCATCTCTATTGCCTCAAACGTTGCCCGATTTTACGGCAGAATTAGACAAATGCGAGTATCCGTCGACGACGAATTCGACGGTAGCAAGTTCAGCTGTGAGTGAAAAGGATCCCGACGAAGAAGATCCGGATGATTTGGATCTCGAGGAGTTGCGACAAAAGGTCAAAACACTCGCAGTTCGTCCCGTCGAAGGCGGCGATGGACAACCCACAGATACGACAAATTGGGAACACGAACTTCACACAACTGTCGATAAACTTGATCATCTTATGATGATTCGCGAATTGTCAGCGTCGCAAAAGAACACGAGCAGCTTACCGAATAGCCCGAAACACAAAGCGTCGTCAACAGCTACATTACCTTCCACACCAACGAATCCTGCACTCAAACGTCTCGAGAAGGCGGATCCGTTACCGCTTGCCAATGTCTCAATGTACATGCTTCCAACCAGTGATGTGCCATCGACGCAACAACAAAGACGGCGCAAATTgtcacaataa
- the LOC134834319 gene encoding lysosome-associated membrane glycoprotein 5 isoform X2 → MNLEFFSIVIFIGLISGITSQSLSTKRPSGKTGKAAKTTPFPSTSALYRLNNQNGVTCTLVESDALLTIHYFDKAGQKKDVNMYLPDQVDIKGNCGEDESSLIVTHEGFTMTLWFAKTPGRERWYLRNSEVTYSTSNPKFENIYRPGIDVRLVSAENSYYFATPAGRSFLCANDTVVNLSGDEDDRTGHTAELSLRKVHVQAFMFKKKNAWGPDFICSATGTYRDEAAPLYTGLTLAFAGVGTIAGYGVYRYMKIKKFQYGTMA, encoded by the exons ATGAATTTggagtttttttcaattgtcatatttattg gtcTAATAAGCGGTATAACTTCCCAAAGTTTATCTACAAAGAGACCATCAGGAAAAACGGGAAAAGCTGCAAAAACGAcg ccatTTCCATCAACTTCAGCCTTGTATCGCTTAAACAACCAAAATGGAGTTACTTGCACTCTTGTTGAATCTGATGCCCTTCTTACCattcattattttgataaagcAGGACAGAAAAAg gaTGTTAACATGTACTTACCGGATCAAGTAGATATCAAAGGAAATTGCGGAGAAGATGAATCAAGCTTGATTGTTACACACGAAGGTTTTACGATGACTTTATGGTTTGCAAAGACTCCGGGGCGTGAGAGATGGTATTTGCGTAACAGCGAAGTGACATATTCAACTTCGAATCCGAAATTTGAGAATATTTATCGACCTGGCATTGATGTTAGATTAGTTTCTGCTGAAAATTCGTATTATTTTGCAACGCCTGCGGGAAGATCTTTCCTTTGTGCAAATGATACAGTTGTAAATTTATCAggc GATGAAGATGATCGTACAGGTCACACTGCTGAACTTTCGTTACGAAAAGTACATGTTCAAGCATTCATGTTCAAGAAAAAGAATGCATGGGGTCCTGATTTCATTTGTAGCGCTACAGGAACGTATCGTGATGAAGCTGCTCCATTATATACGGGACTTACATTAGCATTTGCAGGCGTTGGAACGATTGCTGGATATGGAGTTTACAG atatatgaaaatcaaaaaattccaatatgGAACAATGGCTTAA
- the LOC134827965 gene encoding probable cytochrome P450 6d4 → MFAIYFFTITFVALYALLKYIFTYWERRDFPYLEPTFVFGNMKSFVLRKRSFGLAIWDLYRKTTKPVVGVYMLTNPGVLVRDLELVKKVLVTDFDHFYDRGMYNNKKREPIASFLAAERGEDWKTLRQKLSPLFSSGKLRLMFPTILQQVKRLEEHLKPMAERNEIVGMKDILIRYALDVVGSIFFGTDVNTMQNPDQDFYRMNKILNSPDFKENLRMGLVFIAPKIIDFLRMSPFNPEAKRFFLELTTATIKHREENKVDRNDFMKLMLELRESEKGTTHQLSIEEIASNCLLFYNAGTETTSGTVGFLLYELALNPQVMQTLLHEIDETLAKSNEISYDMIQDMTYLDMCLKETLRKYPGLASLNRECTKDYRIPGTKFTIKKGMSTIISVMGLHYDSRYFPNPEVFDPERFRKGNETYNKDAYMPFGDGPRQCIAVRLGFIEAKLAAVMLLSKYKFETIHQKPMEFDGYALTLQAKDGLPLKISLRH, encoded by the exons atgtttgcaatttacttttttaccaTCACTTTTGTTGCGTTGTACGCATTGCTGAAATACATTTTCACATATTGGGAGCGTCGCGATTTCCCATATTTGGAGCCTACATTTGTTTTTGGCAATATGAAGTCATTCGTGTTGCGAAAGCGTTCTTTTGGTCTTGCAATTTGGGATTTGTATCGAAAAACGACGAAACCTGTCGTTGGCGTTTACATGTTGACCAATCCGGGAGTTCTTGTGCGTGATTTGGAGCTCGTGAAAAAAGTTCTTGTTACGgattttgatcacttttatgATCGTGGCATGTACAATAATAAGAAACGAGAACCAATAGCGTCGTTTCTTGCTGCTGAACGAGGCGAAGATTGGAAAactttgagacaaaaattgtCTCCGTTATTTTCTTCGGGTAAATTGAGGCTTATGTTTCCAACGATATTGCAACAAGTCAAGAGATTAGAAGAACATTTGAAACCGATGGCAGAGAGAAATGAGATTGTTGGCATGAAAGATATTCTCATCAGATACGCATTGGATGTTGTTGGATCTATTTTCTTCGGAACTGATGTTAATACGATGCAAAATCCTGATCAAGATTTTTAtcgaatgaacaaaattttaaatagcccggattttaaagagaatttaCGCATGGGATTAGTTTTCATTGCtccaaa aattatcGATTTTCTTCGAATGTCACCTTTCAATCCTGAAGCCAAACGTTTTTTTCTCGAGCTAACTACTGCAACAATTAAACATCgagaagaaaataaagttGATCGCAacgattttatgaaattaatgcTCGAATTACGTGAATCTGAGAAAGGCACAACGCATCAACTTTCCATCGAAGAAATTGCTTCGAATTGTCTCTTGTTTTACAATGCGGGAACGGAAACCACATCAGGCACTGTTGGTTTTCTCTTGTACGAATTGGCATTGAATCCGCAAGTCATGCAAACTCTTTTGCACGAGATTGACGAAACATTGGCAAAAAGCAATGAGATATCGTATGACATGATACAAGATATGACATATTTGGACATGTGTTTGAAGGAAACATTGCGAAAGTATCCTGGCTTGGCAAGTCTGAATCGAGAATGTACGAAAGATTATCGAATTCCAGGAACGAAATTTACAATCAAGAAAGGCATGTCAACGATAATTTCTGTAATGGGTTTGCATTATGACTCACGTTACTTTCCGAATCCAGAAGTGTTTGATCCTGAACGCTTTCGAAAAGGCAATGAAACGTACAATAAAGATGCTTATATGCCATTTGGGGATGGGCCTCGTCAATGTATCG CTGTCAGATTGGGATTCATTGAGGCGAAATTAGCGGCTGTGATGCTACTGTCGAAGTATAAATTTGAAACGATTCATCAAAAACCCATGGAATTCGATGGATATGCGTTAACGTTGCAAGCGAAGGATGGATTGCCATTAAAGATATCGCTCAGACATTAG
- the LOC134838087 gene encoding ATM interactor, which produces MSVEIVHHHQRHIIPERSELLIGHKTIKCSEQGCESTFKSQSNLTLHLLKIHKKNVSLAFRHQDQVDFYYCPEEDCVYNRARNIEKNRYYFSELKHLKQHFRKVHKEKEFECSNCKKAFPDEITLKRHVKVCGQKFYCGICGSSYKSQTSLVYHVKQKGHSFEMTEYDALLDVYGTKDTDESKGKPSKTKKVKTHQAIQTEQTKIKTKKRPGVTQTTQTLAQTNKRSKATKETPSEQTQKLEAASTQTLPIDIFDDPMLTYADNSSQTSHDLISHFHMETQTDPNATTNLMETLTEYDPLLFNHMHTQTTNELLEDTCFDIHTQTHFDTEFDYYTDYQELVSTETQTCNPRNNLYANNSSSYTQTSQSIEALNQIDIHTQT; this is translated from the coding sequence ATGTCTGTGGAAATtgtacatcatcatcaaaggCACATAATTCCTGAGCGATCAGAGTTGTTAATTGGTCACAAGACAATCAAATGCAGCGAACAAGGTTGTGAGAGTACGTTCAAAAGTCAGAGTAATTTGACCTtgcatcttttaaaaatacataagaAAAATGTCAGTCTCGCGTTTCGACATCAAGATCAAGTCGACTTTTATTATTGCCCTGAAGAAGATTGTGTTTACAATCGTGCGAGAAATATCGAGAAAAACAGATATTATTTTAGTGAATTGAAACATTTGAAGCAACATTTTCGAAAAGTGCACAAAGAAAAGGAATTCGAGTGTTCAAACTGCAAAAAGGCTTTTCCGGATGAAATAACCCTCAAACGACATGTAAAAGTTTGTGGACAGAAATTTTATTGCGGAATTTGCGGATCGTCGTATAAGAGTCAAACAAGTTTGGTTTATCATGTCAAGCAAAAAGGGCATTCTTTCGAAATGACCGAATACGATGCTCTGTTGGATGTTTATGGAACAAAAGATACAGATGAAAGCAAAGGAAAACCAAGTAAGACGAAGAAAGTGAAAACTCATCAAGCGATTCAAACTGaacaaacgaaaatcaaaacaaagaaaCGTCCCGGAGTAACACAAACAACTCAAACACTcgcgcaaacaaacaaacgctCAAAAGCAACAAAAGAAACTCCGTCGGAACAAACTCAAAAGTTAGAAGCTGCCTCAACACAAACATTACCCATCGATATATTTGATGATCCAATGTTAACGTACGCCGATAATTCGTCTCAAACGAGTCATGATCTCATTTCGCACTTTCACATGGAAACACAAACAGATCCCAACGCAACAACAAACCTAATGGAAACTCTCACCGAATACGATCCTTTGCTGTTCAACCATATGCATACCCAAACGACAAATGAACTGCTCGAAGACACTTGCTTCGACATTCACACTCAAACACATTTCGATACTGAATTCGACTATTACACGGATTATCAGGAACTCGTATCCACGGAAACGCAAACTTGCAATCCGCGCAATAATTTATACGCAAATAACTCGTCGTCATACACCCAAACTTCGCAATCCATTGAAGCACTAAATCAGATTGACATCCACACGCAAACATGA
- the LOC134834311 gene encoding UDP-glycosyltransferase UGT4-like: MHFYKYFVFLFFSILPANSYKILVLFPFTAKSHWLMFEYLIEELLRREHEVTAITSFKPDRGLLLNGHENYTEILIDPPFNPDSMVSFKQFYERKSHSHVTSLLNIYDIGYATSKHGLQDKKVQHLIKSDENHFDIIIAEQFMQESWLMFAYKYRAPVVTLNTFGYSDAYDRIYGYYTPWSVVSHHLLPYNDEMSFIERAHNALICSIDWALRNFYHYPKQQALIDEYFVPHMKLMKNESFPDIYKLERKVALILVNSHVALDHPRPSMPNLINVGGIHLRPTNPLPEDLKKFIDEASHGVIYFSFGSNIRGQDMPEKLQETFIEVFRNLPQRVLWKFEGVVPENIPENILIWKWFPQHDILAHPNVRLFITHGGLFSMQESLFNGIPMLIIPFFNDQFKNAARATREGYGKKQFLHEITHESLNQTISDLLNDEKYRIRAQEVAEIFNDNLKEPMETAIYWIEYVAKHKKAREFLISKAIKLHLWEFYMLDVIFAVTIIGLLFAWIIKNLVKICCSCLKNHNLQKNKVE, encoded by the exons AtgcatttttacaaatattttgtgtttttatttttttcgatactgCCCGCAAatagttacaaaattttagtgCTATTTCCTTTCACTGCCAAAAGTCATTGGCTCATGTTCGAATATCTAATTGAAGAGCTTTTAAGACGAGAACATGAAGTTACAGCAATTACAAGTTTCAAGCCGGATCGCGGTTTGTTGTTAAATGGGCATGAAAATTATacggaaattttaattgatccgCCTTTCAATCCTGATTCGatgg tgtcgttcaagcaattttatgaaagaaaaagcCATTCTCATGTAACATCGCTGCttaatatttatgatattGGATATGCAACTTCGAAGCACGGATTGCAAGACAAAAAAGTTCAACATTTGATAAAAAGCGACGAAAACCATTTTGACATAATAATCGCCGAGCAATTCATGCAAGAGAGTTGGTTGATGTTTGCTTACAAGTACAGAGCGCCTGTCGTGACATTAAACACTTTCGGATATTCGGATGCTTATGATCGCATATACGGATATTACACTCCTTGGTCTGTTGTTTCTCATCATTTGCTGCCCTATAATGATGAAATGTCATTTATCGAACGTGCTCACAATGCACTGATTTGTTCGATTGATTGGGCAttgcgaaatttttatcattatccGAAACAACAAGCATTAATTGACGAATATTTTGTGCCTCAtatgaaattgatgaaaaatgaaagttttccAGATATTTACAAGTTAGAACGTAAAGTTGCTTTGATTTTGGTTAATAGTCACGTTGCTTTGGATCATCCGAGACCTTCAATGCCCAATTTGATAAATGTTGGAGGTATTCATTTGAGACCGACGAATCCATTGCCTGAGgatttgaagaaattcattGACGAAGCATCGCACGGTGTGATTTATTTCAGTTTTGGATCAAACATTCGAGGGCAAGATATGCCGGAAAAACTACAAGAAACTTTCATTGAAGTCTTTAGAAATTTACCGCAAAGAGTATTATGGAAATTTGAAGGTGTTGTCCCTGAAAATATACCCGAAAATATCCTCATTTGGAAATGGTTTCCTCAACACGATATTCTTGCACATCCAAACGTTCGTCTCTTTATCACTCACGGAGGACTTTTTAGTATGCAAGAATCTCTCTTTAATGGTATCCCAATGCTAATTATACCATTTTTCAATGATCAATTCAAAAATGCTGCACGAGCAACGAGAGAGGGTTATggaaagaaacaatttttgcacGAAATAACCCATGAAAGTTTAAATCAAACAATTAGCGATTTGTTAAACGACGAGAAATACAGAATCAGAGCTCAAGAAGTAGCTGAAATATTCAATGACAATTTGAAAGAACCAATGGAGACAGCAATTTATTGGATAGAATATGTTGCGAAACATAAAAAGGCTCGTGAGTTTCTCATTAGCAAAGCGATAAAGTTGCATTTATGGGAATTTTACATGTTGGATGTTATTTTTGCTGTAACAATAATTGGCTTATTATTCGCAtggattatcaaaaatttagtcaaaatatGTTGTTCCTGTctgaaaaatcataatttacagaaaaataaagttgaataa